A window of Methanocaldococcus vulcanius M7 genomic DNA:
AACTGTGTTACAGTTGCAGATCCTCCAAGTTCTGACATTGCTCTAACGATCTCCGACTGAGCGGGCGTTAGGTGGTTTAAAATCTGATGCCCTACACTAATACCAAGAGAATGCATTGCCTCTTTTACAACTTTTTCATCGATCTTTGTTAAACCATTTCTTATAGCAATTGATATTGACTCAGAGCATGTCATTATTATCTTCCTTGGAATTCCATCACACTCCTCAACGATCTTATGTATAGCAGTTTCAGTAAATGGCTCAAACTCCTCAGCTCCATCAATGTGAGCATCTTCAAGCCGTCTTCTAATCAGATCGTAGGATTCATCCTTTGACAAAGGAGGCATGTTTATTATTTTTGGTATTCTATCCTTTATTGGTGGAGATATTTTTGTTAAATCATCCATTAAGGTTGGAGAACCTGCCATAAAGGTTAATATTCCTTCTTCATATAAGAAAGAGTGGAAAAATTGTAATAAAGATAAACAACTCTTTTTTGCAAACTGATCGGCTTCATCAATCAATATTATGCAAAGTTTATCATGACTTTTAACCTCATTTATAAGATACTCTAAATCCCTCTCGATCCTCTCTCTTGGATAATGAATAGGAACTTTATCTCCGTAGTTGTTTAATTTTCTATACATATCCAAGATTCTGTTAGAATGTTCCATATAATCAGATTTTATAGTTCCACTTACTGTGATAAGATTCTCAGTTAAGATGTTATATAGTAGTTGAATTAGAAACTGTCTCGGCGTTACTTGAGAGGCAGTCATCTCAACAACCCAATGTCCCTGCTTTTTTGTTGCATAATAAATGATATTTAACATTGAACTTTTTCCAATACCTTTAGTTCCAACGATTGCGGCGTTAACCACACTACCATGTTGTGCAGATCCTAATATTTCCCCAATCTCCCTTAACTCACTAACCCTTCCAACAAAAAATTTTGTATTTCCCCTTATTGGTTTTTCAGAGAATGGATTATATTTTAGTTTTAATTTGTGCATTGTGCTTGCTATTGAGTTGGCAGATTTTTGAATAAACTCTATGGGATCCATGTTTCCACCTGCATATAATATCTATTCCTATTATTAATTTGAATTTATTATCACCAATTGATCTCTATTCGAAGTTTGTTTTTTATACATATATAGATTTCGAAAGATCGAAAGTGAGTTTTCTAATCGATTAACTTAAATAAATCGTTAATAAAAAAATAAATTAAAAAAACGTGAATTTAATATTATTTCTTACAAAATATCATGAACCTAAGTATATTTATGATTAAAGAAGGCACCAAGATCCCCAGAAACAAACTTTAATAAAAATTAAAATTATATATATACTATTTCTATGAAATAAAGTTAATTTTAATTCTTCTCTTGAGAATACTCAAAAACTCCCAAAATCAAAAAACCGTGAATTTAAAGAAAAAAGATATAAAAAACTATGAATCAAAAGATATTATATATTTAACAAAAACACACAGTAGAAACATATATATAGAAAAAACATAAAATTAACCCAATATTGAAAAAATCATAATACATACTCGCTCTTAGAAAATAAACATTAAATAATGCTTAAAATATTAGTAATACTTTCACGTAGAATCGAGGCGAAAATCCGAGTCGTGAATCATAAAATATATAAATGTAAAATAACATAACAATTGAGTAATTATAGTCAACTGAATACAAAATCAACATACACTATTAAAAAGGTGAAAATCATGGAAAAACTTCCATATGAAATCACATCAACGATTTTCAGAAAAGCAATTTTACATTATGTGTTAATACGTGGCACAACCTATCCTCAATCACTGGCAAAAAATTTAAATATATCGAAAGGTCTTGCTTGCTCTTTTTTGAGGTTATGCTCAGCTCTCAACGTAATGAAGAGGGAAAGGGCAGGTCATAAGGTTATATACTCGTTTACCTCCAAGGGTCTTGCAGTTTTAAAAAGATTGGCACCAGAAATATTCGATTTGAGTTTTTCGAGTGTTTTCGAAAAATTACCAAAAAAGAAAATATCTACTAAGCACTACCCACTTACAAAGATCGGGTTTGAAATCAAGTGGAAGGAGGATAAATTCGGAGGAATCGTGTTTTCGTTCTTTGATGCTGATGGGGAGCATTTAGGAGACGTTTTTAGAAGTAATATTGGCAGATGGTGGTGCGTTATCTGTCAGAGTGATTCATGTAAACATATCGATTACTTGAAACGGCTTTACAAGACATTGAAAAATCAAGATTAATAAATTTCGAACTTTCGAGTCGCATGTATGTATATGACCTAAAGGGTGAGCAATTTTTTTGACATAATGAATTATCGCAAAATATTGTTAGAGTGGGATCTATCTTTTTTTAATGAACAAATCAGTTAAATGTAGTGTTTTTCAGTAATAGTAAATCTCCAACAATGTTTTTTTATAATATTAACATTTTAATGATATTTTTTTGTTATATAG
This region includes:
- a CDS encoding ArsR family transcriptional regulator, with translation MDPIEFIQKSANSIASTMHKLKLKYNPFSEKPIRGNTKFFVGRVSELREIGEILGSAQHGSVVNAAIVGTKGIGKSSMLNIIYYATKKQGHWVVEMTASQVTPRQFLIQLLYNILTENLITVSGTIKSDYMEHSNRILDMYRKLNNYGDKVPIHYPRERIERDLEYLINEVKSHDKLCIILIDEADQFAKKSCLSLLQFFHSFLYEEGILTFMAGSPTLMDDLTKISPPIKDRIPKIINMPPLSKDESYDLIRRRLEDAHIDGAEEFEPFTETAIHKIVEECDGIPRKIIMTCSESISIAIRNGLTKIDEKVVKEAMHSLGISVGHQILNHLTPAQSEIVRAMSELGGSATVTQLAEYLKKSPSTIGTHLSDIYEMGYINKERDGNNVYYRLSKELRDVLIGEEDELEM